One segment of Anguilla anguilla isolate fAngAng1 chromosome 1, fAngAng1.pri, whole genome shotgun sequence DNA contains the following:
- the mecr gene encoding enoyl-[acyl-carrier-protein] reductase, mitochondrial: MDLPRHVGLLVKRIGVTGGALCRTLVTACSARRSPERSSCRRPLTARYSSAASVSACRALLYRNHGDPAQVVQLESMELPALDEKSVLVKMMAAPINPSDINMVQGTYAILPDLPAVGGNEGVGVVLEVGSQVTTLRAGDWIIPRNAGLGTWRTAAVFGEEVLTPVPNDIPLMSAATLGVNPCTAFRMLSDFEALKPGDSVIQNAANSGVGQAVIQIAAARGVHTINVVRDRPDLQQLTENLQALGAGHVITEEALRKPQMKEIFKKVPRPKLALNGVGGKSATELLRHLQAGGTMVTYGGMAKQPVTVPVSALIFKDVKVRGFWVSQWKRDHAQDRGALQGMLVQLCDLIRDGKLTAPACTEVPLQDHARALGNAMKPFLSSKQVLVM; encoded by the exons ATGGACCTTCCACGCCACGTAGGGCTGCTGGTCAAAAGAATTGGGGTGACAGGTGGCGCGCTGTGCAGAACGTTGGTCACGGCGTGTAGCGCGCGACGTTCGCCAGAACGGAGCTCCTGTAGACGGCCACTGACGGCGAGGTACTCGTCGGCCGCGTCGGTCTCTGCCTGCAGGGCGCTTCTCTACAGGAACCATGGAGATCCAGCGCAAGTCGTTCA GTTGGAGAGTATGGAACTCCCCGCTTTGGATGAGAAGAGCGTGCTGGTGAAGATGATGGCGGCTCCCATTAACCCCTCTGACATCAACATGGTTCAAG GAACTTATGCTATATTACCGGATCTCCCCGCAGTGGGCGGGAATGAAGGGGTGGGTGTGGTCCTGGAGGTTGGGAGTCAGGTGACCACCCTGAGAGCTGGTGATTGGATAATTCCAAGGAACGCTGGACTTG gcACGTGGCGGACGGCCGCAGTGTTTGGTGAAGAGGTCCTGACCCCAGTGCCCAATGACATCCCGCTGATGTCCGCTGCCACGCTGGGGGTGAACCCCTGCACCGCCTTCAGAATGCTATCTGACTTCGAGGCCCTAAAACCAG GTGACTCTGTGATCCAGAACGCAGCTAACAGCGGCGTTGGCCAGGCGGTCATCCAGATCGCAGCGGCACGAGGCGTCCACACCATCAACGTGGTCCGAGACAG ACCGgacctgcagcagctgacggAGAACCTGCAGGCGCTGGGCGCTGGTCATGTGATCACGGAGGAGGCTCTGCGGAAGCCGCAGATGAAAGAGATCTTTAAG AAAGTTCCTCGACCAAAACTGGCCCTGAACGGAGTTGGCGGAAAGTCTGCTACAGAGCTGCTCCGCCACTTACA GGCTGGAGGGACGATGGTGACGTACGGGGGAATGGCAAAACAGCCCGTCACTGTGCCTGTG AGCGCTCTGATCTTTAAGGACGTGAAGGTTCGGGGGTTCTGGGTGAGCCAGTGGAAGAGGGACCACGCCCAGG ACCGGGGGGCCCTGCAGGGGATGCTGGTCCAGCTTTGCGATCTGATCCGGGACGGGAAGCTGACAGCCCCAGCCTGCACCGAGGTCCCCCTCCAGGACCACGCCCGTGCCTTAGGGAACGCCATGAAGCCCTTTCTCTCCAGCAAACAGgtcctggtcatgtga
- the LOC118214544 gene encoding serine/threonine-protein kinase pdik1l, whose product MVSSQPKYELLQEVGRGTYGVVYEAWARSRGARVAVKRIRCQAPENVELALREFWALSSIQSQHPNIIHLEECVLQRDVLAQSLSHGCSSPLYLELVETSLKGEITFDPRCAYYLWFVMDFCDGGDMNAYLLSRKPSRRTNTSFMLQLGSALAFLHKNQIIHRDLKPDNILICQDRTPAGGPDPTLKVADFGLSKVCSTSGLNPEEPASVNKCFLSTACGTDFYMAPEVWEGQYTAKADIFALGVIIWAMVERITFVDAETQKELLGGYVQQGSDIVPLGEALLGNPKLELLIPARKKSMSAAMRQLIRDMLSANPQERPDAAALELRLVQIACREWDWDT is encoded by the exons ATGGTGAGCAGCCAGCCCAAGTACGAGCTGCTCCaggaggtggggcggggcacGTACGGGGTGGTGTATGAGGCGTGGGCGCGGAGCAGGGGGGCGCGCGTGGCGGTGAAGAGGATCCGGTGCCAGGCGCCCGAAAACGTGGAGCTGGCGCTGCGGGAGTTCTGGGCCCTCAGCAGCATCCAGAGCCAGCACCCCAACATCATCCACCTGGAGGAGTGCGTCCTGCAGCGGGACGTCCTGGCACAGAGCCTCAGCCACGGCTGCAGCTCCCCCCTCTACCTGGAG CTGGTGGAGACGTCGCTGAAGGGTGAGATAACCTTTGACCCCCGCTGTGCGTACTACCTGTGGTTCGTCATGGACTTCTGCGACGGGGGGGACATGAACGCGTACCTGTTGTCGCGGAAACCCAGCCGCCGCACCAACACCAGCTTCATGCTGCAGCTGGGCAGCGCGCTGGCCTTCCTGCACAAGAACCAGATCATCCACCGCGACCTCAAGCCCGACAACATCCTCATCTGCCAGGACCGCACCCCCGCCGGCGGCCCCGACCCCACCCTCAAGGTGGCCGACTTCGGCCTCAGCAAG GTCTGCTCCACGTCGGGCCTGAACCCGGAAGAGCCCGCCAGCGTCAACAAGTGCTTCCTGTCGACGGCGTGCGGGACCGACTTCTACATGGCGCCCgaggtgtgggaggggcagtACACGGCCAAGGCGGACATCTTCGCGCTGGGCGTGATCATCTGGGCCATGGTGGAGCGCATCACCTTCGTGGACGCGGAGACGCAGAAGGAGCTGCTGGGGGGGTACGTGCAGCAGGGCTCGGACATCGTGCCCCTGGGGGAGGCGCTGCTGGGGAACCCCAAACTGGAGCTGCTCATCCCCGCCCGCAAGAAGAGCATGAGCGCCGCCATGCGGCAGCTGATCCGGGACATGCTCTCGGCCAATCCGCAGGAGCGGCCCGACGCCGCAGCGCTGGAGCTGCGCCTGGTGCAGATCGCCTGCCGAGAGTGGGACTGGGACACGTGA